Part of the Micropterus dolomieu isolate WLL.071019.BEF.003 ecotype Adirondacks linkage group LG22, ASM2129224v1, whole genome shotgun sequence genome is shown below.
aagtgctggtaCTGCGTACCGGTGGGTACCGGCCAACGTCAAGctctgactgtgactctgattgggaatatacacacactgacacacacagacacactaaaaaaacaaaaaaaacaaacacacaaaaaaaatttacatacacatactgtccATGCGCGAGAGTTATCAGACATAGTCTtttacagtgagagagaaacattgttcttttactTCACTATACCTCTTTTTGAAGAATATTATATAATGTGGCAtccatttttgcttcttttgtcatcattttgacatcaactcacgaggtctgtgatatACCTGTAGAGGactgaattggtgccatttgtagtaaaaaaaagaatgtgagtactttgtataaaagtttgagaactctagctacaaaattcagtgagttacagttgctgaagcaaaaagcAACATCTATACCCGTTCTCCCCTATTTCAggcaattttttgttttaatggtgATGATTGCATCTTAGAGCTCatgaaaaccaaaaacacataaCAAATTAGAACAAATAATGTATAACACAGAAATGTCAATGTTTGGAAACCGGTTAATTTATGTAGGCTGCTTAGTACTTGGTCATGGATCTTCTTGCACAAATGACTGCATCGGTGTGGCGTGGCCTGGAGgcaatcagcctgtggcactgctgagtgGTTACTCTTCTGTATTGTATCAAAAacatatggatttttgatttccattagCTGcacgtaatcatcaagattaaaacaaaaaaggcttgAAAGATTCACtctatgtgtaatgaatctagaatatatgaaagtttcactttttgacctAAATTGGGATAAAAAATAAACGATATCcacgatattctaattttctgaaaTGCACCTGTAATTCTGTTGGTGGTAGTGTTACTaactgttacagtttttctcactcgctttggtacatttctcgaatcatccctaacatttgtataagtaagtgcatttctcgaaacatgtcgaacaaacagcacaacacagtggattgcCTGCAAAAGCCTGTTACTTGTTGAAAATCCTTATTttatctctcaaaagcaaatctttatgtcattatCCTTGTGTttatagtcaaaatgtttagtcatgttatcaatataacagtgtactctgtaagtgttttctgatgtaaactatggctaatgttttgatgacaataattgaaaatgcacaagccTGCATATTTTCAATATGTCATGTCAATTTCAAAACAGTGTCAAAACAGTATAAAGTTAAACATTGCAAGAGATTTGGACAGGATTCATAGTTACGTTTTTACTGTTCGTAGTATAGCctaatttgttgacagaccatgtcattgtgatacagaaaaggaaaagaaaggactgtTTTACAGTACTGCATTGCacaactgaagaaattacaaaattagaaatatatgtatgtgaaaCACTCCTTAGGCTGATGTTCCTGTGTTGCTACTGTtgtatgttgtgatttgttgttgtctattcttattttttctatGCACCATGGTCTGCACtaaagaacattttgttcagCTGTATACTTGAATGCGAAGAATTacaataaagtttgactttgtttaactttgattttgacaacatgttcagccattttgcatgtagtgacatATGCAATGCACTATTGCCTAGATGTTTTGAAGGGTAAGACTTTTCAACAGAGTGCCggtataatacattgtgatcagcatgacataaccaattgataatgtaggaaacagcagacaattttacataatcatttgcatcaatgtgtcaaagcatttaaGTGCAATTTTACTACAAGTGCAATTTTACTAATTCATGTGCAATTATAGTATAATACAGTGTGCTATATCTGACTTATGTGCATTGCCCTTCTACAACACTTTTATACtaccagtatttatttatgccgCAGGAGACTGTACTGTATAAGGCATAGTCCTTTAGTCttatttaatgtacagtaacttttttttattttttttatttactgtaagaaTGGTACTTTCTCGTCTGACACTTGTTTATGCTACTTTGTACACTTACCTATCTCTGCTCCTGTCTTTGCTGTTGCAAACcgcaatttccccactgtggaaaaataaaggttttcttatcttatcttatcttatcttcaTTTGCagtttgttcaaaacaatgagaaattgtttttatgatgtgcacaagtgatgaGATGATGTGGGGGATGAACATGCAATTtagagaatttcaattctgatctgagaaatgtactaaAGCTTGATGAAGTCTGTTTTAGGGGTGTTGTTACACAATCCACCAGTGAGTGGAAGCAGGGTTCCTAAAACTGATTGCACTataaacaaagaagaagacGGAACCGGAAGTGCCGACACGGAGTCTTGTTGACAAAACCAGCTAACCTTTGCTAGATGGCATGATATTACATTGACATTTTACCACCGATTTGGTCCATAATGAGTTCTCCAGAAGACAGACATGGGACAAAACGACCCGCGTCTCCAAGTGAAGTGAGTACAATAATCAAAACTGAACGTAATCTGTAGATAAAAGCTATGAATGACTTGGACACGGTTAGCGTCGCGTTAGCCTGTTTGCTAACGTTAGGTTTCAAGAGCTTCGTCGTGAAATCTGAGCAcgtttttgttttcagtccGGACAAACTTTCTCCCCTTTTTAGGTTCACTGAAAACTTAATTGCACGGAATGTTGTGTCAAATAGATAAACAGGCTTGcgaaaaatgtttattttgcaaTATGTCGACTGGAGGTGAACCCAGCAAGGAGGTCACACATTATGTTTTAATTGACCACTAACGTTAGATTcttgattttaaatatataacgttagctttaaGACAGATAACTTCAGCATTACGATACAGACCAGCACTGTGCCCGTTTCTAAAATATTTGATCACATAAGAGTGCAGTTAAATATAACTGCATTCAACTAATGACTAAAGTGAGGAAAGGTAAAGTTATGCTGTGTACAAAAGATCAAAtgattttcctcaataacaataagaAAGGTTCAATTTatttaaatcacaaacaaattagcacttattttttctattatttattttgatgaggaaaagtgactgaaaaaagattttatcatagttgttttaaatgttctacctcagatttgttaattCACAGtttaagtgtttgtcatgttctgaccttAAAGAATAGTTTTAAACCACAGTTAACCATCTGATTCCTTCGACATTCACTCAGGAGCAATAATTaccctttaaacttgaaagaaataataatttggcatttatcgtgataattatcaatatcgaatgatatgacaATTTTTAACGTTATAACATTTTTAGCCATGTCGTCCAGCCCTCAGTAGACCAACAATTCCTCTTCCCCCGGTAAGCTTTGCACGtatataggtgatagatatttattggtcctttcggaaattcatagtgtgtcatagaGCAAACATCAGActaacaaccagacagctgttttacaaacatcacccgagtgctattcaagttatactaaaggctcgtgcagactacacgactttcacaaaccacgttttgtcaagaaaacgcACGGGAAATGTTAAACGGGAAATGTGcaatcctgcacacgaaacagctgttgtttgttattataatatattatatatataatatatatatatatatatattataaagacaaagaatctgggtgaaaggatggattagcacacgcaggtagcaggaaacatctgagctacagagagagctggaggtgagttaaaaggtgcagctcccgacacccagttagctcttgactgtgaggttacagctcacggcccaaaaaggagaacaacaaaccctcgtctgtacattttcagctgaggactgcatcttactttggctagccttcaactcaacaatcagtcattatttcagttaaatgctaaagttgctgttactgttaccttgtctgtggttcGCTGACAGAACATCTGGTGCTTATTGTTCAGCTGCCCTTGTGCTGTTGccaaggcgacataagtttcgttttacggtagacggactgtaacattacagagttgttgttttctttagcttgaaataatcccatactctggacactttcttcttcgtccatcgctattttctctctcttcctcctctttgcaaacagcaccatcataatcatgtcgtgttcacagcgtaagcgcgatgtgcgactaataaatgtccgtgcaaaacactgtgctgtatagttatatggacTAAACGAAGCATCGACGCAAAGAATTTGCTTCGTTTCTGCCCTATAAACAGCCTTTACTGCTTTGTGAAAACAGTAATTATGTAAATAATCTGATGACATGAGCATTATGTTTTTGATGGAAATCTGCTCTTTTAAGTGTATGAGTCCTCATGATAACAATGTTTTGCCCCTGCAGGATGGGTCTACCCAGTGGGCCTCAGCTGATCTGGGATCCAATGAAAGAAGGCAGAAGTTTTTACGGTTGATGGGCGCTGGCAAGGTACATTTAGTGTGTTGTAGATTACTATACTTTCAGTTCACTTTATAGTGGGCCTGTAGTGCATTGCataaaaggaaaacataaaagttgtgttttacaTGTCTTTTTCAGTCTGTAACCTTTTAGAGAAATTGTGACAATTAATATAAAACGGATTGTTTCTGTTTTCCAGAAAGAACACACCGGGCGCCTTGTTATTGGTGACCACAAATCAACATCCCACTTCCGCAGTGGTAAGGTTCTTTATTTAGCTTTTGTAAAATGCTGTATTTGTTCTACTAAGAAATGTCCAGACTACTGTCCCTTTGCCACTTAGCCATTCTGCCTCATCCTTATGCCAAATGCAATTAACCTGGCGTCCCACTACACATCCGCTGCACAGGCCTATCCATGCATGGATAGGCCTGTAATGGCTGGGTGTGCCTGCTGTGACCAGTGTCTCCTCTGCAGGGCAGGAAGATAAGAAGATCAGTGATCAACTAGAGATGCAGTACCAGCAAGGTATGGATGGGAAGCTGTCGGGCCGGAACCGGAGACACTGTGGCCTGGGTTTTAGCGAGGTGAGGGGTCATCCTGGGTCAGAAGAGAGGGCAGCTAgatattttcaaaatcaaaccTATAATCTTGCCAGATATAAAAAAACTGATGAACTGTATTGGCTAAGTCCAAAAGACTTTTGTAGGGAAACATTGTCCATCTTTAGATCTCCATCAGTATGCCTGATGGATGACTTTTGAGGGTGTTAGAGtcagagaaaaaaagtgttttacattTGGTACTGTAAAACTCAAATTGATAGaaaccattttaaaaatgaaaagataaaaatagtGTAGTTCAGGATGTAACCACAAAGTTGATAATAAATATTGCTTAAATTTGACAAAGATGGTACGTCTTACATTTATATGCTGTTTCTCCATCTTAGCGGAAGACTTTGGAGGTAAGGTGTTCATATGTTTAAGACAGTAATGTTAGCCAAAGTATTGCATCCATCCTTCCGTGCCAAACCTTCCTTACGTACCCACAAATACCTTCAGTTAGAGTGGCAACACACTCTTCGTCTTTTGTGTTGTCCTTAATATGTCAAACTGTGTGTGCAGAGCAGGGTCCGactagcagaaaaaaaaaatcatctttttGTTCTCTTACCCACAGCCTGAGCCAGAGTCGTTTCCCTCCCCTCCAGTGGACAGTCAGACAGAAGCAACTGAGCCAGAGAAGTCTGCCAGTGAAAAAGAGTCCACAGATGCCCAGGACAAAGCCTGCAATCCAAACCCAAAGGAACAGACCTCAGACCAGGCGAAGCCTAGCTCAGACAGTAGGAAAGAAGAACGGAAACATGGCTACAAAACTGCCTTTGTAAAGTCAGTGTAGGTGTGTGGGGAGCAGTTAGTTTTTGTAATCTcagatttttactttttgacTTTATTTGTTTAACTGTAGGCGATCACCCATCATTTTTACTGCGTAGAAATGGGTTCACTACACAAGCACTCATCAAGAATTAAGTCTGCAGGCTAAAACGTCAGCTTTTGGATCATGTTAAGATGGCAAATGgtccagtttgtattttgtttcaaCATTAACACACTGCATTTGCCACAAATTGTGCTGGACGAAACAGGATTGCTTGCCATTCCGCATGATTGGTATACACATTGTAAATTTTATGATTTCTTGTTTACAAACCAATAAAAGGAAGTTGTAATGTTCGCTGTTCTTAACATTTTGCAATGCACATTTAGTTTGCTGCCCTCAAAAGAAAGAGATGGTTTCAATATGGGACTGCTTTTGCATTATGTGTCCTTTTAGATAAATAAAAGttaactgtttgttttgtgaagGAAGTGTAGATGATTTGGCCAAGATATATACATCTGAAGTCAGCATTAACATACAGTAAGTGCAAGGCAATTTATTTAGTCTTTTGTCACTGGTTTTTGAACATGACCAAGATTTTTGTACTAAAACTATTAATTGTTGATGGAGGGAACAGTTTGATTGGTAGCCAATGAATTGTGTCCAACTGTGAGAATGTAAACTGCCCAGACAATCTTTATGAATGAAATAGAGTACATAGAAAGTCACAAGAAATGCATTGAAGCCCTCTTTGCATACCATCTCTGGTGGggtcattaaatattttttccatgCATGTTAGGAAATTTTGGTTAACAAGAATATTTTTCTTGGAAACTGTGGGAATACATGAATATTCATGTACTAATGCTACAATAAGGACTTCTGTGTCGCTCAACTCACATATGTCCGTTATTATATAGTACCAAATGGAAGGTTTACCTAAAAATCAGAATTTCTTTTCTTAGAAATCTGTCTTCAAGTTTTTCTTTGCCCAATCTTGATGCTTCAACTTGTGAATCTTATTCAGTATTTATACTTATCAGTCTTCCTCACCTTGGCCATGTCTCTGAGCACTTAGCACCTGGAACACTTAAGGTAGGTTGCAGTTCGGGAATATGGTGGCACTGGAGGGTAATGAGTTCCTGGCTGCTTCACATTTAATTCTACTCAAATCTTTTTTCATGTTAATTTGCACCTTTTCTTCTCCATGTGCTTTTTGCACCCCAGTTGCCTATTTGCAACAAGTTTGATTGTCTAGTTGTCATGCCTCAAAAGTTTAGCTCTTAAATGTTTCATCCTTCTGAAtgtcattttacaatttttgacttttcagtgTCAGTTTAATCTTTGAAATTTTTTGGCCCATTTTGCCTGAGGTAATGAAGCTGCCTAATAATTATGCATACCTTAATATAGCGTGTTTATCTCCTTAGGCCACACCCTCCCTCAATACACAAATCCAATAAGCATTCAACTATATGCAGCTTGAAGTTGGAAAATATGCAtaaaaatgatgatgcagtcaaAATACTCAACTAATTGTGCACACAGTGTAGCTATATGCTTTTACAGAAGAATATTTTAAGAAGTGGGACGGTTTAATAATTTACCACAGGTTTGAGTTTGTCATAGTAGCATAGTGGACATCATTAAGTAAAGTTTAAGTGCGTAACGTATCTAGCCTACGTTTTACTAAAGCCGAGGAAACGCCTTTGACAATCAACGCGGCCGCATGCCTCGTAGCTGACACACAGCCTTTCCTCCTTTAACAGGATTACATACGTGAAGTCGACACTTGAAATCCAGCAAGAAGACAAAAGTAGGTAGCTATGAcgcattttatgtttttgcataaagaaaacaaaaacagattaatGGATAATTTATCTTGGTAGAATTAGTTTTTACCAGTTTGCTGGACTAAACTGCAGTCACTTTCCAAACCCATGCGGGAACAGAAAGCTAACCAGTCAATCTTTGTCTGCTGCAGTGTAAGTAACGTTAGTGAAGTTGGTAGTAGGTTGTACAGTGAAGTGCAGCATTTTGAATACCTTAACCAAGCACCGACAAATCacgctgctgttgttgtgaacgCAATTTAAGGCTACATATGCACATTAgtgaaaatttaaaacaaatgaaaagaaaccGAAACGAGTAGGCATGTCTTTCTGAACTTGCTTGAGAGCTCTGATGCAACCTGTTTGTAGCTAAATgtgctgtgtgtatatatgttaaaTTTTCTATATTAAGTACATGTTGGAATGAAATCAATAAGCTGACTTTGTTTATTGTAAATCTCAGCAAGCTGCATGCCTTGTCTGCATGTGACATTCAGGGTTGTAATCAGGTGAAATACGTGAGGTCCAGATTTTTTTAAGAGTTTATTTACGGTAATTCATACAAAAATGACACCTAAACACAACCAAAGTTATACACTACAGACACAAACTAATGATCTGAGGAAATGCATACAGACCTGTTGGCAAAAAATAGGCTGAATTAAAGCTAAATTTTGCTCTCTTCTTCTTGCTGTTCATCATGGTCTTTCTCTCCACTGCTTGGCTCACTAAAATGGCATTCAagatatacagacacacacactatgaTCAGGAAGTGCAAACAGGGAGTTCTTGGTATACTAATCTTCACAACATGCATTAGGCTATCTCAAGCCTACATCACAGGACTATAGGCCGATGCACATGTGCAGACAACATATTGGGCACTCTTGTTactatatgacaacataaaataggACAAGTTATTGCTGAATTCAGAGGATGATCTGGTTGATATTACAGTAATTTGACGTCAGCAGCTGTTACTATTATTATAGGAGCTACAAGCGCGGATCGgcacaggacagaggaaacatAATTCAGCTTTTATCTCCTGAAATAATTTAAACGCTCATGACTGATCAGGAGCCCGGCTGTTTTACTCCAGACAGTTTCTCTGTATCGTTATAAACCTGGACTGGAATCTCTCGACGTGTGGAGAGATTTAAATTTGATgttatgctgctgtgcctcgtgcgtaaatgtgcacacatttgcatgtgTTTCCCCAAGTGTGGACACTGATCGTGGAACAGGAAGTTGAAATGAGGGTTCCGACCGTATAATCAGCTGCGCCTGCATGGGCCTTAAAGCCTACAAACTAAATTGATCTTGTTATCAAAGACCGGATGAGGTTTGGAAAAAAATAGTAAATTGCACAACAGTCAGGAAATGGTGTGTAGGGGCGCGTGCGCTTTACCTCCATCATTGTCCTTGCACTCTCTTGCAGCCATGTGCCATCCCGCTGCTATGGTATATTATTTTCCTGGGCAGCCAAACAAAGATATAATTAATACTTTGTGAACAGGTGTCAACCCCACCACTCTCTTAAATAATCTGGATATAGAAGAGCATTTTGAGTTCAATCCGACCGTAGTGTTTTATTAAGTGTATATTGTCTTTAGCATTATAAAAGTGAAtacttttcacttttattttaatctttctGTCCTAATAGTTatttaagttttgaaagatgCATTTCATACTAATCATCAAAGCCCTTTCTACTACTGTAGGCATCCATCCCATTTTTCCAGATGTAGAACTTTATAGTCCAATTCTGTGGATGCATGAGTTGAATTATGAATATTTACATGGTCAATTATGTTGTGATTTCTTTATAGACTTCTTAATAACACATCCCTGTAATGcttattgtaaatattataattattgtgtaaaaaaagaaaacagatttttccTACATATTGAAATCCAAATCTAAATGTAGAGTACCAAGTTTCACCACATACAAAATATATCTTGTTTTTAGAAGAAGCAAAATAGGCAATGCCCTCAAAATGGATGCtgctgaagagactgaaaaGTATCCCGATAGGCTACAGTGGCCTGCCTCATCCTCCCTGTCCATGAAAAGTGATGTCTCCATGGAGGTTCATCATGATTTCAACAAAGAAGATGCAGACAGGTACATAAAGTCTTATTTACctaatgtattttaattgttcagatgtatttaaaatgtcactgtTTGCACTTTGGTcaacatttaatgttaaatgttctCTATAAGTAAAATGACTTGACTTGATATTAGCCATGTAGCTCTAGAGACTGAAAGCTGAGAGCTGCCTAGTGAgctaaaaacagaacaaaatcattaacaatttaaaactaaactgaagaaATTTTTAGGAGATAATCAGTCATGAAGTCATGTGTAAGGATGGGGGTATATGGTGGAGGTGTGGGTGGTTAACATGTATGTGCTCAATTGTTTTACTGTTACTATGTTTAATGTTTGttctatactgtatgtaatgttAAAAGCCCTTCGGGACGGACACTGGAAATTAGCAGTAGCTATAAATGCTATGATGCTGTACATTGGAAAATTGTAGTACAATTCTCTATGTTTATGGCATCTGTCCCTAtcaaataaactttttaaaaacaatgtcggTCAGTCTGTcaagagtaaaatatatataatgtcaATATGTTgactgaaaaacatgtttatggttccaaaacaaataataatgatttaagTGATGTTGACTCTTAGTGTTGAGTgctgttatttctttttctttgcagtTCAATTAATGTTCAAAAATCCAACTCCCCTTCCTCATCCTTTGTGTCCATGGAAGGTGACGTCCCCATGAAGGTTCGTCATGACTTTGCCAAGGAAGATCCTAAAAGGTACATacagtctgttctgtgtttttagtTACGGTAGTGATGAGTCTCTAAGGACTGAAGCAGCCGACTGAATCAGTCAGCTGGTTCAGTCCTTAGAGCCAATCAATCAATCTCAAACTAAATTGGGCTTATTCtttatcatttttttcactttcaaaaaGAATACAAACAGGACTGCTGGAGCAGAGAGAGTAGTCCTTATTTGGTGCATATTTTAATTAGAATAATGAAACACTGTGCAAATGCTTTAAAACACAGTATCTGAGccagaatatatttttattatttttttagtaaaataaaaaaacatataggAGCAACCTGTCAGGAACAGTTAACACCCATTCAGTTACAACTTCTCACTTTTGAGTTTCCTGTAACCTAACCTTTGAGGAGCCATACTAGCTTTCCTTATCCTGTGTCAAAATGAGATGAAAGTCATCCTAACATCAGCAAAGACAACATGTTAGTATTGTATTCCATGTACTTACCTAACATAATTTGTACATTGTTGTATTTAAACTTTACATTGCTACAATAAAGAGCCATGGTCATTTTAATTCAAGCCACTTCAAGACAAAGGCAAATCATCATGCATATTAAGGAAGCACTCCTTATATTAAAATGCTGCATCAATAAATTGATGATCATGACATGATCAATCAATCGGTCACAATACTATATTAAAACTGGCTGAATTCCAACAGACTTTATTAATCTTAAAATTATTCTCTATATTTATCTCAAGGGACCAACTTGACTGTTCAGAATTGAAAGAGATGGATGGCAATGCCGTGTTTAAGGTAAGTTATGTCTCTAATGTCTGCACTGACGCCATAATGGCTAAAATGGCTAATGTCTTCTTCATGTGCATAAAGTAGTAGTCTTGGAGTGAACCTAACATGTAAAAGCTTCACTGATTCTACTTTGTCCATTGCAGTTGGTGGAGGAACACGCCAAGAACATTTTGCTGAGTGAACTAAAAAGATATAAAAGAATTCTCTTTCCACACCTATCGCAATCTTCTGAGAGTGACAAGCAGGATGAAGACTGTTTGACTGCTGAAGACAAAAAGCAAGACAACAGTGCCAGTGAGGGGGTTCTTAAGATCACACTACATGTCTTTAAGGATATGGGCCAAAGAGAGCTCGCTAACAAACTGGAGAAACGTAAGTACTAAGAATGGGAACAAGTACACTGATTTTGTGGTACTATCctattttatgtatgtatatacccAATTTCAAGGCAAATTTCAAGAATTTGAGTATTTGgtgtttttcccaaaatgttgatgacgaatttgaaaaaaaaaaagttatatcaTCTGAACCTTTTACTGCCAAATTAACATCTGAGGCTACAAAATCGGTTTATGCACTGGAATTAAGGCACTATAATTAtattcttgttttgtcttttgtgtacAACTAGACATTTATGGTGAGCTTGATGTCTGCCAGCGCAAACTCAGACACAAACTGAAAAAGtttgaatacatttatgagGGAGTTGCACAGCATGGGAACCAGACACTTCTTAACAAGGTGTACAcggagctctacatcacagagggagtCAGTGGAAGTGTTAATAAAGAACATGAGATCAGGCAGATTGAGGCTGCAACCAGAAGGAGAGCAACAGAAGATAAACCGATCAAATGTAAAGACATCTTCAAGCCCCTACTCGGCCAAGACAGATTCATCAGAACCGTGCTGACTAAAGGAATTTCTGGCATTGGAAAGACCATCTCTGTACAGAAGTTCAATCTGGAATGGGCAGAGGGACGAGTTAACCAGGATATCCAACTTCTAATGAATCTTCCGTTTCGGGAGCTGAATCTGATGAAGGGGAGACGCTACACACTGAGGCAGCTCCTTCATCATTTTCTTGCAGAGGCAAAAGAATCAGGAATTTCAAATTTCGACAAATACAAGCTTGTGCTGATATTTGATGGGTTGGATGAGTGCCGTCTCCCCCTGGACTTCGACCACAACGAGCCCTGCTGC
Proteins encoded:
- the lg22h11orf58 gene encoding small acidic protein, encoding MSSPEDRHGTKRPASPSEDGSTQWASADLGSNERRQKFLRLMGAGKKEHTGRLVIGDHKSTSHFRSGQEDKKISDQLEMQYQQGMDGKLSGRNRRHCGLGFSEPEPESFPSPPVDSQTEATEPEKSASEKESTDAQDKACNPNPKEQTSDQAKPSSDSRKEERKHGYKTAFVKSV